The sequence GTGCAGCCCCGACGGCGCTCCCGTACGTACCTCGTCCGGCTTCCACCTCACCCCCCACGCCGACCTCGGCCCGGTCGACGAGGCCGACCTGGTGGCCATCCCCGCGCACAGCCAGGGCACCACCGTCCCCGGCCCGGTGCTCGACGCGCTCCGCCGGGCCGACGCCCGTGGAGCGCACCTGTTCAGCGTCTGCTCCGGGGCCTTCCTGCTCGGCGAGGCCGGGCTGCTCGACGACCGCGAGTGCACGACCCACTGGCGCTACGTGGACGAGCTGCAACGCCGGCACCCGCGCGCCCGGGTGCGCTGCAACTCGCTCTACGTCCAGGACGGGCGGCTGCTCACCAGCGCCGGCACGGCGGCCGGCATCGACGCGTGCCTGCACCTGATCCGCCAGGAGCACGGCTCGGCCACCGCGACCCGGCTGGCCCGACGGATGGTGGTCCCGCCGCATCGCGACGGCGGCCAGTCCCAGTACGTCGAGGCGCCGATCCCGAAGGCGCCCGAGGCGCCCACCCTCGAACCGGTGCTGGAGTGGCTGATGGGTCACCTGGACCGGACGATCACAGTGGAGGAGTTGGCCGCCCGCGCCGGCATGGCGCCCCGCACGTTCGCCCGCCGGTTCCGCGCCGAGACCGGCACCACCCCGCACGACTGGCTCACCAACCAGCGGGTGCTGCTCGCCCGGCGGTTGCTGGAGGAGACCCCGTTGAGCGTGGAGGCGGTCGCCGACCAGTCCGGCTTCAGCGACGCCGCCGCGCTGCGCCACCACTTCAGCCGCCGGGTCGGCGCCACCCCGCACAGCTACCGGACCACCTTCCGGGACCGGGCGCACAGCGGCTGACCAGGGGCCTCAGCCGGGAGCCAGCCGGTCGTTGCGACGGAGCACCCGGACACCGCCGGGCAGGTCGGCCGGGCCCTGACCGTGCCAATCGGTGACCAGGGCGTCCAGGGCGGCGACGTGCCGATGGGACAGGGCACCGGGCAGCGCGCCCAGCTCACGGGCCCAGGAGTGCAGCACCCGGCCGCGCACGGCGGGGACCAGGCCGAGCAGCGCCGGTACGGACAGCCCTCCCTCGGGGCACCGGGCCGCCGCCAGGGCCCTCCCCGCCAACTCGTCGAGCGCGGCGTTGTCGGCGGCCACCAGCCGGGCGGTACGCGCGAGGTTGTCCACCACACCGGGCCCGAGCGCCCGCACCAACGCCGGCAGCAGGTCGGCCCGCACCCTCGACCGGGCGTACGACGGGTCGGTGTTGTGCGGGTCCTGCCACGGGCTCAGCCCGAGCACCGCGCAGGCGGCGCGCGTCTGCTCCCGACCGATCTCCAGCAGCGGGCGCAGCAGCGCCACCCCGCCCAGATCGCGTCGGGCCGGCATCCCGGCCAGCCCGCGTGGGCCGGCGCCCCGGGCGAGCGCGAGCAGCACCGTCTCCGCCTGGTCGTCGCGGGTGTGCCCGGTGAGCACCGCTACCGCGTCCTGCTGCCGGGCCACCTCGGTCAGCGCCCCATAGCGGGCTTCGCGGGCGGCCGCCTCCGGCCCGCCGGGACGCCCGGCAACCTCCACCCGGACCACCGTCGCCGAGTCGAACCCGACGTCCCGTCCCCATGCGGCCACCGCCTCGGCGCGCTGCGCGGAGCCGTCCTGCAAGCCGTGATCAACTGTGACGAGCAGCGCGGCGCGGCCCAGCCGAGGTGCCACAAAAACGGTGGCCGCCGCGAGCGCGAGCGAGTCGGCGCCACCGGAGCAGGCGACCAGCACCGGCCCGCCGGACGGCAGACCGGTCAGGGCGCGGCGGACCGCCACCCGGATCGCGGCCACCGGCGGAGCGAGCGCGGCCACCGGCGGGTGGTCAGCCAGCAGCCGGGATGGTGCCGGCCGGGCCGTGCACCCGGGCGACCCACGCGTCCGGGTCGCCCAACTCCGACAGTCGAGGCAGGGTCAGCGGCGAGTTGAAGATCGAGTTGAAGCCCTCCATGCCGACGCGTTCCACAACGCCGTGCACGAACTTGCGCCCCTCGGCGTACTGACGCATCTTGACGTCCACCCCGAGCAGCCGGCGGATCGCCTTCTCCAGCGGGTTGCCCGCCTCCCGGCGTCGGTTGAAGGACGCCCGGATCCGCTCCACGCTCGGGATCACCTGCGGGCCGACGCCGTCCATCACGAACTCGGCGTGCCCCTCCAGCAGGGTCATCAACGCGGTGAGCCGGTCCAGTACGGCCCGCTGCGCCGGGGTCTGCACGATGTCCAGCACGCTGGTGCGGCTCTCCGGGTCACGGACCGCGTCGGACAACGTGGCCACCCCGCGCCGCAACCGTTCGACCAGGTGCTCACTCCCGCTGGACGAGGCGTCGACGAACGCCTGCACCTCGCTGAGGAAGTAGGCCCGCATCCACGGCACGGCCGTGAACTGGGTGCGGTGGGTGACCTCGTGCAGGCACACCCAGAGCCGGAAGTCCCGAGGGTCGGCGCCGAGCTTCCGCTCCACCTCGACGATGTTCGGCGCGACCAGCAGCAGCTGACCCGGGTCGGCCGAGAAGACCTCGTACTGGCCGAGCACCCGGCCGGAAAGGTAGGCCAGCACCGTGCCGGCCTGCACCCCGGTCAGCCGGGAGCCGATCGCCTCGGTCAACGCGCCCGGTTGCTTGTCGCCGGAGAGCCGACTCACCAGCGGAGTGATCACCTCACGGAGCCCGGCGATGTTTGTCGCGGCCCAGTCGCGGCGATCGACCACCCGGACCGGCGGATGCGACACCTGCGCCCGGAGCCCCGTGTAGTCGGCCACGTGCCCGGCCGCCTCCTCGGTCAGCCGGCGCAGGTCGCCGACCACGTCGGTGGCTTCGGCGTACGACACGCGGGGGCCAGACTTGCTCAACGCCCCCGCCGTGGCGGCGGCCAGATCCCAGTCCACGAACTGCGCCATGGACCCACCGTACCCGCGCCGCGACACCCCGGCCCGGGCTCGCGCCCTCGATCGACACCGATGGAGGCCGCGTCACCCCGGACCGGCGACGGTCAGCCGCAGCCGCAGCCGGCCAGCGCGGCGGCGATCCGGTCCAGCGCCGGCTGGGCGGTCTCCCGGTCACCCGGCACCTTGTCGGTGAGCACCGCGAAGGTCAACAGCCGACCATCAGCGGTGGTGACCAGGCCCGCGACCGAGTGCACGCCGGTCAGGGTGCCGGTCTTGGCCCGGACGCTGCCCGCGCCCGCGGCGGTGCCCGCGGTGTTGCGGTAGCGCTCGTTCAGCGTCCCGGACCAACCGCCCACCGGCAGACCACCGAAGACGCCGGCCAACTCCGGATGGTCCGGGCTGGCGGCCAAGCGGATCAGATCGGTCAGCAGCGACGGGCTGATCCGGTTGAGGCGGGACAGGCCGCTGCCGTCGGAGACGCTGATCTCGTCGGCGGGAAGGCCCAACTCCGCCACCTCGGCGTCCATGGCGGCGGCGCCCCCGTCGAACGAGGCGGGCTGGTTGCGGGCCAACGCGACCTGCCGGGCGAGCGCCTCCGCCACCAGGTTGTCGCTCTCGCTGATCATGATGTCGACGAGCCGGATCATCGGCGGAGACTGCACCACGCCCAGTTCGGTGCCCGGTGCCGGGCTGGCACCGGTCGCCGCCTGAGGTGGGGCGGCGCCCCGCTTCACGGCGTCGTTCGGCACCCCGAGCAACCGGGCGAACGCCTTGCCGGCGGCCAGGTCCGGCTCGACGAACCGCTGGGCGGATCCGTGTGCGACGCCCGGGTCCACCCGAGCGCCGTCGGTCATCAACGCGGTCACCGCGCCGCCCGACCCGCCGGTCGGAATGTCGTCGTCCCAGCCGGGGCCGTACACCGGGCCGGAGTAGACCGAGCCGTCGACTGTGACACTGGTCGGCGGGGTGCCGCCGAGCGCTGTGCGCACCTGGGCGGCCAGCTCGTCGAGGCGCGCCGCACCCGGGTAGTAGCCCTTCTTGTCGATCGCGAGGGTCGGGTCGCCGCCACCGACGATCACCACCTCGCCGGCCTTCGCGCCGGCCACCGCACGGGTGGGAATCCGGTAGCCGGGCCCCCGGGCGGCCAGCACTGTCACAGCGGTCGCCAGCTTGGTCACCGACGCCGGGACCGTGCCGTCGTCCGCCCCCTTGGCGAACAGCGTCTGACCCGTGATCACGTCGGCGACCGAGACGTTCACCCGGTCGCCCAGGGCGGCGACGCCGACCAGTGGATCGAGCACGGCACGGACCTCGTCCGGGGTGGGCACCGGGGCGTTCGAATCCGGCCCGGCCAGCACGTCCGACGGGGCGGGTTCCGGAGTCACGCCGGCCGCGTTCGGACCGGACCCGACCTCGTCGCCCAGCCACCCGGCGACGGGACCGGGACGGGTGATCACGACTCCGACGCTGGCGAGCACCAGCACGAGCACGGCGGCCAGCAGCACCGGCAGCCGCCTCCGGCGGGGCGGCGCGGCGGGTGGGGGTGCGGGTGCGGCGCCGGCGGGCGCCGGCAACGCGGAGATCGGCGGGCCCAACGGGGGGACCTGGCCGGGGGCGGTCGGCCCGGGACCGAACGACGGGCTGACCGGCGCAGGGCTGACCGGGACGCTGGCGCTGCCGCGCGGCGGGCCACTCACCGGCCACTCGCCGCCCGCCACCGGGAAGTGACCGGTGTTCGGAGTGGGCGACGCCGACCCGGCCGGCGGGCGCCAGGGCAGCGGCGGGGGCCGCTCAGGCACCGTCTCCGGCGTCGGGGGCGCTGGTTCGGGAGCCCGTGGGAGGTGCGCCTCCGGCACCGGGACCCGCCCCTTGGCACTGCCGGAGCCGGATCGTCCGGTACCGTGCGCGGAGCCCCCATCCGGGCGGTAGTGTGAATCTTCCCTCCCCACGACCCCCTCCTCCCCCAGCGAAAAACGGCTTGGGTGACACTACTTCGGTCCGAAGACTATGCGGCGGCCGGAGTCGGCGGGTGGGCATTCACCTGTCCGGAGGGCCGCCATTGGTTCCGTTAGCCAGCGTGGGCAGACGAGGGAGCGTGCAGATGGATTTCGACGTGACGGTTGAGATCCCCAAAGGTCACCGGAACAAGTACGAGGTGGACCACAAGACCGGCCGGATCCGGTTGGACCGCACCCTCTTCACCTCCACCCAGTACCCGGCCGACTACGGGTTCATCGAGGGCACGTTGGGCGAGGACGGCGACCCGTTGGACGCCCTCGTGCTGGTCCCCGAGCCGACCTTCCCGGGCTGCCTGATCCGCTGCCGCACCATCGGCATGTTCCGGATGACCGACGAGAAGGGCGGGGACGACAAGGTCCTCTGCGTGCCCTACGAGGACCCCCGCCAGGAGCACCTGCGCGACATCCACCACCTGGGCGAGTTCGACCGCCTGGAGATCCAGCACTTCTTCGAGGTGTACAAGGACCTGGAGCCCGGCAAGTCGGTGGAGGGCGCGACCTGGGTCGGCCGCACCGAGGCCGAGGCCGAGATCCACGCCTCGTACAAGCGGGCCAGGGACGCCGAGGCGCGCGGCGAATCCGCCCACTGACGACCGCTGACGCACCGGGCCCGGGGGCCGCTCAACCGAGCAGCCCTCGGGCCCGGTCGTACAGGTCGAGCACCGCGCAGGCGATCGGCACCACGGCGACCACCAGGGCCGTGTCGGTGAGGTCCGCGACCCTCCCGAGGTACGGCGAGACCGGCCGGCGGGCGTATGCCGTGCCGCTGGCGACCGCCACCAGGGCCAGCGCCGCCCCGCCGAGGACCAGCACCAACCGCCCGGTGTCGTCGGCCCGACCGACCAGCACCGCGCCCAGTACCGCGTAGCCGGCCAGCCCGGCGAGCACCGTCGGCACCCGGTGTCGCATCGCC comes from Micromonospora vinacea and encodes:
- a CDS encoding GlxA family transcriptional regulator — translated: MLRSVAVLALDQVAPFELGVLAEVFGTDRTADGFPAYRFQVCSPDGAPVRTSSGFHLTPHADLGPVDEADLVAIPAHSQGTTVPGPVLDALRRADARGAHLFSVCSGAFLLGEAGLLDDRECTTHWRYVDELQRRHPRARVRCNSLYVQDGRLLTSAGTAAGIDACLHLIRQEHGSATATRLARRMVVPPHRDGGQSQYVEAPIPKAPEAPTLEPVLEWLMGHLDRTITVEELAARAGMAPRTFARRFRAETGTTPHDWLTNQRVLLARRLLEETPLSVEAVADQSGFSDAAALRHHFSRRVGATPHSYRTTFRDRAHSG
- a CDS encoding zinc-dependent metalloprotease, yielding MAQFVDWDLAAATAGALSKSGPRVSYAEATDVVGDLRRLTEEAAGHVADYTGLRAQVSHPPVRVVDRRDWAATNIAGLREVITPLVSRLSGDKQPGALTEAIGSRLTGVQAGTVLAYLSGRVLGQYEVFSADPGQLLLVAPNIVEVERKLGADPRDFRLWVCLHEVTHRTQFTAVPWMRAYFLSEVQAFVDASSSGSEHLVERLRRGVATLSDAVRDPESRTSVLDIVQTPAQRAVLDRLTALMTLLEGHAEFVMDGVGPQVIPSVERIRASFNRRREAGNPLEKAIRRLLGVDVKMRQYAEGRKFVHGVVERVGMEGFNSIFNSPLTLPRLSELGDPDAWVARVHGPAGTIPAAG
- a CDS encoding inorganic diphosphatase, with the translated sequence MDFDVTVEIPKGHRNKYEVDHKTGRIRLDRTLFTSTQYPADYGFIEGTLGEDGDPLDALVLVPEPTFPGCLIRCRTIGMFRMTDEKGGDDKVLCVPYEDPRQEHLRDIHHLGEFDRLEIQHFFEVYKDLEPGKSVEGATWVGRTEAEAEIHASYKRARDAEARGESAH
- the dacB gene encoding D-alanyl-D-alanine carboxypeptidase/D-alanyl-D-alanine endopeptidase, which encodes MPAPAGAAPAPPPAAPPRRRRLPVLLAAVLVLVLASVGVVITRPGPVAGWLGDEVGSGPNAAGVTPEPAPSDVLAGPDSNAPVPTPDEVRAVLDPLVGVAALGDRVNVSVADVITGQTLFAKGADDGTVPASVTKLATAVTVLAARGPGYRIPTRAVAGAKAGEVVIVGGGDPTLAIDKKGYYPGAARLDELAAQVRTALGGTPPTSVTVDGSVYSGPVYGPGWDDDIPTGGSGGAVTALMTDGARVDPGVAHGSAQRFVEPDLAAGKAFARLLGVPNDAVKRGAAPPQAATGASPAPGTELGVVQSPPMIRLVDIMISESDNLVAEALARQVALARNQPASFDGGAAAMDAEVAELGLPADEISVSDGSGLSRLNRISPSLLTDLIRLAASPDHPELAGVFGGLPVGGWSGTLNERYRNTAGTAAGAGSVRAKTGTLTGVHSVAGLVTTADGRLLTFAVLTDKVPGDRETAQPALDRIAAALAGCGCG
- the tilS gene encoding tRNA lysidine(34) synthetase TilS; its protein translation is MAALAPPVAAIRVAVRRALTGLPSGGPVLVACSGGADSLALAAATVFVAPRLGRAALLVTVDHGLQDGSAQRAEAVAAWGRDVGFDSATVVRVEVAGRPGGPEAAAREARYGALTEVARQQDAVAVLTGHTRDDQAETVLLALARGAGPRGLAGMPARRDLGGVALLRPLLEIGREQTRAACAVLGLSPWQDPHNTDPSYARSRVRADLLPALVRALGPGVVDNLARTARLVAADNAALDELAGRALAAARCPEGGLSVPALLGLVPAVRGRVLHSWARELGALPGALSHRHVAALDALVTDWHGQGPADLPGGVRVLRRNDRLAPG